In a single window of the Candidatus Eisenbacteria bacterium genome:
- a CDS encoding right-handed parallel beta-helix repeat-containing protein, whose translation MRSLSPLFVLLFLLVSTVPAVAGDNPDARIFIEFENDSNYIEPGTNTIFSGTVYLTGFGSGGGVSGVAFRFDRAFDAIPISFTPTNSGLLIGDVEVEGCAIAWPSCLYPDGNGRVAVMDFEYFYSGGGGNLRVLPHTTHGDSLYDCDTDVDRWCVTTRPSGHGGVNASPPPGGCAGWPTAWNVPSNAPTIQAGIDSAAVGDTVVVAAGTYYEHDVTLKSGVIVTGATGDPTDVVVDADSLGRVFYAISVNSATRLADLTLTGGHAVGTGLDEQGGGMLCRSTGAMTIENCVISGNAADGEGGGLKSWNADPRIISCRIQENYAGSGGGGVNLQGDSASVVHCVITGNSAYWGGGGVYLSGGGAYLSDCTIAENTVLLGGLETGGGAYFGLSSRPNAVDCVFAGNTADQGGGVYCYAASGGLTGCTLAGNTGETYGGGILIENGSPFLTNCTIVWNDAPTGAGVLTADTSPSIALTIIAYNRTGEAFACLGSGFPILSCTDVYGNDGGDWTGCIASSDSVSGNFSADPLFCGGVENPLDSLSLQGISPCALDTCGTGSAYGVIGARPVGCRPVVVWTGMGDGSSWSDTANWDPNRVPTASDHAYLPGDLSNYVVLLNESAVVLELTIDSSFSYSPTLTLGSDTLTVLEGGENSGEIFVSDGAFFEVAAGGTFVNESGGTVILSDGSLIGDGFFVNGGTVRKSDPEKSRGFGAIAVDFDNRRDDPGDGAIVVEGGVLVIEGEFTNAGSLVVHTSAMALFDPGDGAFRAGSYANGDDGVIVIEEGAELQIDGAGTSFVNELGSLVVLEGGDITGTGTFVNYGRVEKRDPVLKSRAMSRITALFDNMHDDPGDGAIVVDEGVLSIENEFANAGSVLVNTNAQMLLDPGDGAFRGVFFDNTNYVRLLESSSLGILGATTVLENGAGGLILLEGDGAVSGDGLLRNYGTFRKEDPSKGARAIANLAADFHNLFDDPGDGAIVVADGTLNMQGEVVNHGTVTVDSGATLAVADTSGVKAGGGTRVSGSFLNTGTVTVAEAGTFTTEGNVSNGTLGDWDLSGTLEVRAGARFDNYGFVGLDTAAVVVNDGVFDLKENAVLEGSGLFDSDGGDFYGNGVIRPGCSAGVLTFFGDFLQSATSELEIEIGGTAPGAAYDRLLVEGGAVFDGAVYVTLTGGFEPTEGDSFSVVSVSAGFPVRNEFDCFSGLQTSGGLFLEPVEAADFFSLVARDSTTGNAAPSAAQDAAETNAVTPITLHVLTNDTDGDLDPLRIAELSDALTAGDVKIDPGDTTLTYTPSPGFAGLDSLTYRVTDCQGGVDSALVVVTVYRAPRIWAVPGDAPTIAAGLDSTLAGDTVEVAADTYHEHDLVMPSGVVLRGATGDPEDVIIDADSLGRVLYCVGLDSSTVVSGLTLFGGYHVNGAGMYCSGSDMTIRSCIFSWNVASGGGGGLRVYECDPLIRDCVFDVNDALSGGGVSFVRSSSLMDSCEIVWNDAVSGGGVHLHESEPSIRSCTFTENEATSSGAGIFSYSSEPVLTNVILAFNDGGAAVYCSGTGGPTLDCCDVYGNEGGDYVGCLSGMEGTDGNFSGDPYFCGVKKGADPFLIDAASSCAPDQNPYCGLVGARPVGCASQTAVDGPAEEPPAAFRLETNRPNPFNPETAIRFAVPKAGRVSLVVYDVSGRRVAVLADGPFDAGDFERVWRGVDDTGRPVGSGIYFARMRAEGFQATRKMVLVR comes from the coding sequence GTGCGATCCCTCTCTCCTCTCTTCGTTCTCCTTTTCCTTCTCGTCTCCACGGTTCCGGCCGTCGCCGGCGATAATCCGGACGCCCGGATCTTCATCGAGTTCGAGAATGACTCCAACTATATCGAACCGGGGACGAACACGATTTTCAGCGGGACCGTTTATCTGACGGGATTCGGTTCGGGCGGCGGCGTGTCGGGTGTCGCGTTCCGTTTCGACCGTGCTTTCGATGCCATTCCCATCTCCTTCACTCCGACGAACAGCGGTCTCCTTATCGGTGACGTCGAGGTCGAGGGGTGCGCGATCGCCTGGCCTTCCTGTCTCTACCCGGACGGGAATGGGCGGGTCGCGGTGATGGATTTCGAATATTTCTACAGCGGAGGAGGGGGGAATCTGCGTGTCCTCCCCCACACGACCCATGGAGACAGCCTGTACGACTGCGACACCGACGTGGATCGGTGGTGCGTCACCACGCGGCCTTCCGGGCACGGCGGCGTGAACGCCTCCCCGCCTCCGGGCGGATGCGCGGGCTGGCCGACGGCGTGGAACGTGCCGTCCAACGCGCCGACCATCCAGGCGGGGATCGACTCCGCGGCGGTGGGGGACACGGTGGTCGTCGCGGCGGGGACCTACTATGAGCACGACGTCACCCTGAAGTCCGGCGTGATCGTCACGGGCGCCACCGGTGATCCGACGGACGTGGTCGTCGACGCCGATTCCCTCGGCCGGGTCTTCTACGCCATCAGCGTGAACTCCGCCACACGACTCGCCGACCTGACGCTCACCGGCGGACACGCCGTCGGGACCGGGCTGGACGAGCAGGGGGGAGGCATGCTCTGCCGCTCCACCGGCGCGATGACGATCGAGAACTGCGTGATCTCGGGGAACGCGGCGGACGGCGAGGGGGGCGGGTTGAAATCGTGGAACGCCGACCCGCGGATCATCTCCTGCCGTATCCAAGAGAACTACGCCGGCTCGGGGGGGGGCGGCGTCAACCTGCAAGGAGACAGCGCCTCGGTCGTCCATTGCGTCATCACCGGCAACAGCGCGTACTGGGGGGGCGGAGGGGTCTACCTGTCCGGCGGCGGCGCCTACCTCTCGGACTGCACCATCGCGGAGAACACGGTCCTTCTCGGCGGATTGGAAACGGGGGGCGGCGCCTACTTCGGGCTCTCCTCGCGCCCGAACGCGGTGGACTGCGTCTTCGCCGGGAACACGGCGGACCAAGGCGGGGGCGTCTACTGCTACGCCGCCTCGGGGGGGCTCACCGGCTGCACGCTGGCGGGAAACACGGGGGAAACCTACGGCGGCGGGATTCTGATCGAAAACGGAAGTCCCTTCCTCACCAACTGCACGATCGTTTGGAACGACGCGCCCACGGGAGCGGGCGTGCTCACCGCCGACACCTCTCCTTCCATCGCTCTCACCATCATCGCCTATAACCGAACGGGGGAGGCATTCGCCTGCTTGGGATCGGGCTTCCCGATCCTCTCCTGCACGGACGTGTACGGCAACGACGGCGGGGACTGGACCGGCTGCATCGCCTCGTCGGACAGCGTGAGCGGGAACTTCTCGGCCGATCCCCTCTTCTGCGGCGGCGTCGAGAACCCTTTGGATTCCCTCTCGCTGCAAGGGATCTCCCCCTGCGCCCTCGACACCTGCGGCACCGGAAGCGCCTACGGAGTGATCGGGGCCCGTCCCGTGGGTTGCCGGCCCGTCGTCGTCTGGACGGGAATGGGGGACGGTAGTTCCTGGAGCGACACGGCGAATTGGGATCCGAACCGCGTGCCGACGGCGTCGGACCACGCCTATCTTCCGGGGGATCTGTCGAACTACGTCGTTCTCCTGAACGAGAGCGCCGTCGTGCTCGAACTGACCATCGACTCCTCCTTTTCCTATAGCCCGACGCTCACCCTCGGGAGCGATACCTTGACGGTGCTCGAGGGAGGGGAGAACTCCGGCGAGATCTTCGTGAGCGACGGGGCTTTCTTCGAAGTCGCCGCCGGGGGCACTTTCGTGAACGAGTCCGGAGGAACGGTGATTCTTTCCGACGGCTCTCTGATCGGCGACGGTTTCTTCGTGAACGGCGGCACGGTCCGCAAGAGCGATCCGGAGAAGTCGAGGGGCTTCGGCGCCATCGCCGTCGATTTCGACAACCGCCGTGACGATCCGGGCGACGGGGCGATCGTGGTCGAAGGGGGGGTGCTGGTCATCGAGGGCGAATTCACCAACGCCGGTTCCCTGGTGGTGCACACCTCGGCGATGGCGCTCTTCGATCCCGGCGACGGGGCGTTTCGCGCCGGGAGCTACGCCAACGGCGACGACGGCGTGATCGTCATCGAGGAGGGGGCGGAGCTGCAGATCGACGGCGCCGGTACTTCGTTCGTGAACGAATTGGGGAGCCTGGTCGTTCTCGAGGGAGGAGACATCACCGGAACGGGCACCTTCGTCAACTACGGCCGCGTGGAAAAGCGCGATCCGGTCTTGAAGAGCCGCGCGATGAGCCGCATCACCGCCCTTTTCGACAACATGCACGACGATCCGGGCGACGGGGCGATCGTGGTCGATGAGGGGGTCCTCTCCATCGAGAACGAGTTCGCCAACGCCGGCTCCGTCCTGGTGAACACCAACGCCCAGATGCTCCTCGATCCGGGGGACGGCGCGTTCCGCGGCGTATTCTTCGACAACACGAACTACGTCCGCCTGCTGGAGTCCTCGAGCCTCGGGATTCTCGGCGCGACGACGGTGCTGGAGAACGGGGCGGGCGGGCTGATCCTTCTGGAGGGGGATGGCGCCGTCAGCGGAGACGGATTGCTCCGCAACTACGGGACCTTCCGCAAGGAGGATCCGTCGAAGGGGGCGAGGGCGATCGCCAACCTCGCCGCCGATTTCCACAACCTCTTCGACGACCCGGGGGACGGGGCGATCGTGGTGGCGGACGGGACCCTCAACATGCAGGGGGAGGTGGTGAACCACGGTACGGTGACCGTGGACAGCGGCGCGACCCTGGCCGTGGCGGACACGTCGGGTGTGAAGGCCGGCGGGGGGACGCGCGTCTCCGGGTCTTTTCTGAACACCGGCACGGTGACCGTGGCGGAGGCGGGGACCTTCACCACCGAAGGAAACGTCTCCAACGGGACCCTCGGCGATTGGGATCTCTCCGGCACGCTGGAGGTGCGTGCCGGCGCCCGGTTCGACAACTACGGTTTCGTCGGCCTCGACACGGCGGCGGTGGTGGTCAACGACGGCGTTTTTGATCTCAAGGAAAACGCCGTCCTCGAAGGGAGCGGGCTCTTCGACAGCGACGGCGGCGACTTCTACGGGAACGGCGTGATCCGTCCCGGCTGCTCGGCGGGGGTCCTCACGTTCTTCGGCGATTTTCTGCAGTCCGCCACGAGCGAGCTGGAGATCGAGATCGGAGGGACCGCGCCGGGAGCGGCCTACGATCGGCTCTTGGTCGAAGGCGGCGCCGTTTTCGACGGGGCGGTCTACGTGACCCTCACCGGCGGTTTCGAGCCGACGGAAGGGGACTCCTTCTCCGTCGTGTCCGTGAGCGCCGGGTTCCCCGTTCGGAACGAGTTCGATTGCTTCTCCGGCCTGCAGACCTCGGGCGGCCTCTTCCTCGAGCCGGTGGAGGCGGCGGACTTCTTCTCCCTGGTGGCGCGGGACAGCACCACGGGGAACGCCGCCCCCTCGGCGGCGCAGGACGCGGCCGAAACGAACGCGGTCACGCCGATCACCCTCCACGTGCTCACGAACGACACCGACGGCGATCTCGATCCTCTGCGAATCGCCGAGCTCTCCGACGCCCTCACCGCCGGAGACGTGAAGATCGACCCGGGGGACACCACGCTCACCTACACTCCCTCACCCGGTTTCGCCGGCCTCGATTCGCTCACCTATCGGGTGACCGACTGCCAAGGAGGGGTCGATTCCGCGCTGGTCGTCGTGACCGTGTACCGGGCGCCGCGGATCTGGGCCGTGCCGGGCGACGCGCCCACCATCGCGGCGGGTCTCGATTCCACTCTGGCCGGGGACACGGTGGAGGTGGCGGCGGACACCTATCACGAACACGATCTGGTGATGCCGTCGGGGGTGGTGTTGCGCGGGGCGACCGGTGATCCGGAGGACGTGATCATCGACGCGGACTCCCTCGGCCGGGTGCTCTACTGCGTCGGGCTCGACTCCTCCACCGTCGTTTCGGGGCTGACCCTCTTCGGGGGATACCATGTGAACGGCGCCGGCATGTATTGCAGCGGATCGGACATGACCATCCGGAGCTGTATCTTCAGCTGGAACGTGGCGTCCGGGGGGGGCGGGGGGCTCCGCGTCTACGAGTGCGACCCTCTGATTCGGGATTGCGTGTTCGACGTGAACGATGCGCTCTCCGGCGGCGGGGTCTCCTTCGTGCGCTCCTCCTCCCTCATGGACAGCTGCGAGATCGTCTGGAACGATGCGGTCTCGGGAGGCGGGGTTCACCTGCACGAGTCGGAGCCTTCGATCCGGAGCTGCACGTTCACGGAGAACGAGGCGACATCTTCCGGCGCCGGCATCTTTTCCTACTCCAGCGAGCCGGTGCTGACGAACGTCATCCTCGCCTTCAACGACGGGGGCGCGGCGGTGTACTGCTCCGGAACGGGCGGGCCGACTCTCGACTGCTGCGACGTGTACGGCAACGAGGGAGGGGACTACGTCGGTTGCCTCTCCGGAATGGAGGGGACGGACGGCAACTTCTCCGGCGATCCTTATTTTTGCGGTGTGAAGAAAGGCGCCGATCCTTTCCTGATCGACGCGGCATCCTCCTGCGCTCCCGATCAGAATCCGTATTGCGGACTCGTGGGCGCCCGTCCGGTGGGATGCGCCTCCCAGACGGCGGTGGACGGACCGGCGGAGGAGCCGCCCGCCGCCTTCCGTCTCGAAACGAACCGTCCCAATCCCTTCAACCCGGAGACCGCGATCCGATTCGCGGTCCCGAAGGCGGGACGGGTGAGCCTCGTCGTCTACGACGTGAGTGGGCGCAGAGTCGCCGTTCTCGCGGACGGACCGTTCGACGCGGGCGACTTCGAAAGAGTGTGGCGCGGCGTCGACGATACGGGACGGCCGGTCGGATCGGGGATCTACTTCGCCCGCATGCGCGCGGAGGGCTTTCAGGCGACCCGTAAGATGGTGTTGGTCAGGTAG
- a CDS encoding isoamylase early set domain-containing protein has translation MAAALRTARLRLSIVTTVALLAAGLFSTVGATKVTFRFRPPEDARSVTVAGSFNDWSTTANPLFDPEGDGVYEVQLEIAPGEHPYKYVVDGNRWITDLAAPKFVDDGYGGQNSVLIVTGDAPLFAGEPGGGAAVEPSGTAVTFRYRHEGGHANAVSVAGSFNDWNAAAHPMSDPDGDGIWETTIHLMPGEYAYQFVVDGDDWRGDPAARRREPDGFGGENALLTVREEPMTAGER, from the coding sequence GTGGCCGCCGCTCTTCGCACCGCGCGACTCCGTCTTTCCATCGTCACCACCGTCGCCCTTCTCGCCGCGGGCCTCTTCTCCACCGTCGGCGCGACCAAGGTCACCTTCCGTTTCCGCCCGCCCGAGGACGCCCGCTCGGTGACCGTCGCCGGCTCCTTCAACGACTGGAGCACCACGGCGAACCCGCTGTTCGATCCGGAAGGGGACGGCGTGTACGAGGTTCAGTTGGAGATCGCCCCCGGGGAGCACCCTTACAAGTACGTCGTGGACGGGAACCGGTGGATCACCGACTTGGCGGCGCCCAAGTTCGTCGACGACGGCTATGGCGGACAAAACTCGGTGCTGATCGTCACGGGGGACGCGCCTCTCTTCGCCGGCGAACCGGGCGGGGGCGCGGCCGTGGAACCGTCCGGCACGGCGGTCACTTTCCGTTACAGGCACGAGGGAGGGCACGCCAACGCCGTCTCGGTGGCGGGGAGCTTCAACGACTGGAACGCCGCCGCCCATCCGATGAGCGACCCGGACGGCGACGGAATCTGGGAGACGACGATCCACCTCATGCCCGGCGAGTACGCCTATCAGTTCGTGGTGGACGGCGACGACTGGCGCGGCGATCCCGCCGCCCGACGCCGCGAACCGGACGGCTTCGGAGGTGAAAACGCCCTCCTCACCGTCCGCGAGGAGCCGATGACGGCGGGGGAACGATAG
- a CDS encoding glycoside hydrolase family 97 protein: MTIRAAAAPRARGFLLSLALAILVAAGGASALGEPPAASSPDGRIRFTLELDEGGRLFYRVLFDERVVIDRSRLGFVLRDAPPMNEGFHVENAAERSGEEAWEQPWGECRSIRAAFHELEVELMESAPPGRRMILTVRVFNDGLGFRFTWPAQPGLGRFALLDEGTEFVFPGDPAAWWIPAYAGNRYEYLYKRTRLSGLAADPLLRAVHTPLTLETEDGLLVALHEANLTDYAAMTLDPEPGSVLACDLVPWSDGDRVKAETPFRSPWRTIQIAESPADLAESSLILCLNEPCRIEDVSWIEPMKYVGIWWSLHIGKETWTTGPNHGGTTANTKRYIDFAAANGFGGVLVEGWNTGWDQGWLETGAFDFTTPTPDYDLEELARYAREKGVTLIGHLENGGDVAGFERRMEAAFAQCERLGIRAVKTGYVSQGQGIRRYDGAGREIAKEWQHGQYMVRQYRKAVEAAAKHRIMVCAHEPIKDTGIRRTWPNMMTREGARGQEYNAWSSGNPPEHTAILPFTRLLSAPMDFTPGIMDVLIEPYKPDNRVHTTVAKQLALYVTIYSPMQMAADLPENYEGNPAFGFIREVPVDWEETRFLNGAIGDYVTVARKERGGDDWYLGSLTDEDPRVLLVPLGFLDPGAAYTAYVYADAPGADYRGNPEALSITREKVNAETVMRIDLAPGGGQAIRFHKNR; encoded by the coding sequence ATGACGATCCGCGCCGCCGCCGCGCCACGCGCGCGCGGTTTTCTCCTTTCGCTCGCTCTTGCGATTCTCGTCGCCGCAGGCGGGGCGTCGGCCCTCGGGGAACCGCCCGCGGCGTCCTCGCCCGACGGCCGCATCCGCTTCACCCTCGAGCTCGACGAGGGGGGGCGCCTCTTCTACCGCGTGCTCTTCGACGAACGCGTGGTGATCGACCGCTCCCGTCTCGGTTTCGTCCTGCGGGACGCGCCGCCGATGAACGAGGGCTTCCACGTGGAGAACGCCGCCGAGCGCTCCGGCGAGGAAGCCTGGGAGCAACCGTGGGGAGAATGCCGATCGATCCGCGCCGCCTTTCATGAACTGGAGGTGGAACTGATGGAGAGCGCCCCGCCGGGACGCCGCATGATCCTCACCGTCCGGGTCTTCAACGACGGCCTCGGCTTCCGTTTCACCTGGCCGGCGCAACCGGGGCTCGGCCGCTTCGCCCTGCTCGACGAAGGGACGGAATTCGTCTTCCCCGGCGACCCCGCCGCTTGGTGGATCCCCGCCTACGCGGGGAACCGCTACGAATACCTCTATAAAAGAACCCGGTTGAGCGGCCTCGCCGCCGATCCCCTTCTCCGCGCGGTTCACACGCCCCTCACGCTGGAAACGGAGGACGGCCTCCTCGTCGCCCTCCACGAAGCGAACCTGACCGACTACGCGGCGATGACCCTCGATCCGGAGCCCGGCTCGGTCCTCGCCTGCGACCTCGTCCCCTGGTCCGACGGCGACCGGGTGAAGGCGGAGACCCCCTTCCGCTCCCCCTGGCGCACCATCCAGATCGCCGAGAGCCCGGCGGATCTGGCGGAGTCCTCTCTCATTTTGTGTCTCAATGAACCGTGCCGTATCGAGGATGTCTCCTGGATCGAGCCGATGAAATACGTGGGGATCTGGTGGTCCCTTCACATCGGAAAGGAAACCTGGACGACCGGTCCGAATCACGGGGGGACCACGGCGAACACGAAGCGCTACATCGACTTCGCCGCCGCCAACGGCTTCGGCGGCGTGCTCGTGGAAGGATGGAACACCGGCTGGGATCAGGGATGGCTCGAGACGGGCGCCTTCGATTTCACGACTCCCACGCCGGATTACGACCTGGAGGAACTCGCCCGTTACGCCCGCGAAAAGGGGGTCACCCTGATCGGCCATCTGGAGAACGGCGGCGACGTGGCCGGTTTCGAGCGGCGGATGGAGGCGGCCTTCGCGCAGTGCGAGAGGCTGGGCATACGGGCGGTGAAAACCGGGTACGTGAGCCAGGGGCAGGGGATCCGGCGCTACGACGGGGCGGGGCGGGAGATCGCCAAGGAGTGGCAGCACGGCCAGTACATGGTGCGACAATATCGGAAGGCGGTGGAGGCGGCGGCGAAGCACCGGATCATGGTGTGCGCCCACGAGCCGATCAAGGACACCGGCATCCGCCGCACCTGGCCGAACATGATGACGCGCGAGGGGGCGCGCGGCCAGGAGTACAACGCCTGGAGCAGCGGTAATCCGCCGGAACACACGGCGATCCTCCCCTTCACGCGGCTTCTCTCGGCCCCCATGGACTTCACGCCGGGAATCATGGACGTGCTGATCGAGCCGTACAAGCCGGACAACCGGGTGCACACCACGGTGGCGAAGCAACTCGCCCTCTACGTGACGATTTACAGCCCGATGCAGATGGCCGCCGACCTTCCGGAGAACTACGAGGGAAATCCCGCCTTCGGATTCATCCGGGAGGTGCCGGTCGACTGGGAGGAAACCCGCTTCTTGAACGGCGCGATCGGAGACTACGTCACCGTCGCCCGCAAAGAGCGCGGCGGCGACGACTGGTACCTCGGGAGCCTCACCGACGAGGACCCGCGTGTGCTCCTCGTCCCCTTGGGCTTCCTCGACCCGGGCGCGGCCTACACGGCCTACGTCTACGCCGACGCCCCCGGCGCCGACTACCGCGGCAATCCCGAGGCGCTCTCCATCACTCGGGAGAAAGTGAACGCCGAGACGGTGATGCGGATCGACCTCGCCCCCGGCGGCGGCCAGGCGATTCGATTCCATAAGAACCGTTGA
- a CDS encoding family 16 glycosylhydrolase, with protein MKKLILFVAAMIVSVNAAHAQIGALIWEEDFDDLDDWLKITGNGYWGWGNGELEYYKEENVEIAAVSGEPGNTALRITAKEESGPGIVDQWGNPLHYTSGKVISKSFVSVRYGMIEARVKIPDLDLGGWPAVWLLGTANYAWPRNGEIDMMEMGGKQVYRDLHDTHNGGNGLDNSTVNESAGANAIFYSDAAVNPGNPSGAASLSWDPDDEYCRPYFSYAPPLVERFLTYRLYWDENSLRFTVIDDSVEYDLYDSPFSIDEESDEFRSPFYLIANLAVGGAFTDAYNLGDPGSGAPVSMPFPAEMVVDYIRVYEWNGQGEVHLGPPDAESGAFGIFTDETPTNGGLEAGVSSEIYVWEGTLTDGSIPPYEGPNGISWQTTGLGWFGAGIMSIQPLNLFGFGDGHIKFMIKIPAGVTFKIGIIDTWGNQSYVTFPAYQTTYGLVRDGEWGQAAIPVDDIRGLYMDLRMLSYSFVILEENGTACEFALDDIYWDAGIDTGVEEAEAAGVRRFLPISNVPNPFNALTEIRFDLPSGGPYEIVIFDVAGRRVAGFRGIGNSGTNTLQWNGLDDSGRPVSSGAYFYRLEAGERRETRKMTLVK; from the coding sequence ATGAAAAAGCTCATCCTCTTCGTCGCGGCGATGATCGTATCCGTCAACGCCGCCCACGCCCAAATCGGCGCGCTGATCTGGGAAGAGGATTTCGACGATCTGGACGACTGGCTCAAGATCACCGGCAACGGATACTGGGGCTGGGGAAACGGCGAACTGGAGTACTACAAGGAAGAGAACGTCGAGATCGCGGCGGTTTCGGGAGAGCCGGGGAACACGGCCCTCCGCATCACGGCCAAGGAAGAGAGCGGCCCCGGGATCGTCGATCAGTGGGGGAATCCCCTCCACTACACATCCGGGAAGGTCATCAGCAAATCGTTCGTGAGCGTCCGCTACGGCATGATCGAGGCGCGGGTCAAGATACCGGACCTCGACCTCGGTGGTTGGCCGGCGGTGTGGCTCTTGGGAACCGCCAACTACGCTTGGCCCCGCAACGGCGAGATCGACATGATGGAGATGGGGGGGAAGCAGGTCTACCGGGATCTGCACGACACGCACAACGGCGGGAACGGGCTGGACAACTCCACGGTCAACGAGTCGGCGGGCGCCAACGCCATCTTCTATTCCGACGCCGCCGTCAATCCGGGGAATCCCTCGGGCGCGGCCAGTCTTTCCTGGGATCCCGATGACGAATACTGCCGCCCCTACTTCAGCTACGCGCCCCCTCTCGTGGAGCGCTTCCTGACGTACCGTTTGTATTGGGACGAGAACAGCCTGCGGTTCACCGTCATCGATGACTCCGTCGAGTACGACCTGTACGATTCGCCCTTCTCGATCGACGAAGAATCCGATGAGTTCCGGAGCCCCTTCTACCTGATCGCGAACCTCGCCGTCGGCGGGGCGTTCACCGACGCGTACAATCTCGGCGATCCCGGGAGCGGCGCGCCGGTTTCGATGCCCTTCCCGGCGGAGATGGTCGTCGACTACATACGGGTCTATGAATGGAACGGCCAAGGCGAGGTCCATCTCGGCCCTCCCGACGCGGAGAGCGGCGCCTTCGGGATCTTCACCGACGAAACCCCGACCAACGGAGGTCTGGAGGCGGGCGTCTCCTCCGAGATCTACGTGTGGGAGGGTACGCTGACCGACGGATCCATTCCTCCTTATGAGGGTCCCAACGGCATCTCCTGGCAGACGACCGGTCTCGGTTGGTTCGGCGCCGGCATCATGTCGATTCAACCTCTGAACCTGTTCGGCTTCGGCGACGGACATATCAAGTTCATGATCAAGATTCCGGCGGGCGTCACATTCAAGATCGGGATCATCGATACTTGGGGCAACCAGTCCTATGTGACCTTTCCGGCCTATCAGACGACCTACGGTCTGGTCCGCGACGGCGAGTGGGGGCAGGCCGCGATTCCGGTCGACGACATCCGGGGGCTCTACATGGACCTCCGCATGCTGAGCTACTCCTTCGTCATCCTCGAGGAGAACGGGACGGCCTGCGAATTCGCATTGGACGACATCTACTGGGACGCGGGAATCGACACGGGTGTCGAGGAGGCCGAGGCCGCCGGTGTGCGCCGGTTCCTCCCGATCTCGAACGTCCCGAATCCATTCAACGCCTTGACGGAAATCCGATTCGATCTTCCCTCGGGCGGTCCCTACGAGATCGTGATTTTCGACGTCGCCGGGCGAAGGGTGGCCGGGTTCCGCGGGATCGGAAACTCCGGTACCAACACACTGCAGTGGAACGGCCTCGACGATTCGGGCCGGCCGGTGAGCTCGGGGGCCTACTTCTACCGCCTCGAAGCGGGGGAGCGCCGCGAGACGAGAAAGATGACGCTGGTGAAGTGA
- a CDS encoding ROK family transcriptional regulator, translated as MNSEDRLRKGIRRTEPDRPRPLADAVLRLIWREQRISRAEIARRAALSRSTASEIVGEILPTGLVAEGGVGESRGGRRPIVLEFQDESCVIIGVEMGANHVAAALTDLRGNVLAWESRDHPVRTDPAGSRALIADLVAACLASEPHGGKPLVGIGVAVPSPIDPSRPDALSKVVLPDWDGRLGLEELQERYGVPLLVDNDANLGALAEHWWGAGRGVDDFAYIKVATGIGSGHVIGGEIYRGATGVAGEIGHLAIDPHGERCICGLRGCLATLVGGPALVARAAALRPEYPESPLSSNRPTVRGIEDGALAGDPLALRIVREAAEHLGIAVAGLINVMNPSLVVIAGDLARVGEPLLEPLREMIKTRTLISSVAAAEIRASELGPRSVAVGAATLVLKTALSDSRLFPAIAVETEKTAEDAAR; from the coding sequence TTGAACAGCGAAGATCGATTGCGCAAGGGGATCAGGCGGACCGAACCGGATCGCCCCCGGCCTCTCGCCGACGCGGTGCTCCGTCTCATCTGGCGGGAACAACGGATCTCGCGGGCCGAGATCGCCCGGAGGGCGGCCCTCTCCCGGTCCACGGCGTCGGAGATCGTCGGTGAGATCCTCCCCACCGGGCTCGTCGCCGAGGGGGGAGTCGGGGAGTCCCGCGGGGGACGACGGCCGATCGTTCTCGAGTTCCAGGACGAGTCGTGCGTCATCATCGGCGTCGAGATGGGCGCGAATCACGTGGCGGCGGCGCTCACCGACCTCCGGGGGAACGTGCTCGCCTGGGAGTCGCGGGACCACCCGGTCCGCACCGATCCCGCGGGGAGCCGCGCGCTGATCGCCGATCTCGTCGCCGCCTGCCTCGCGTCGGAGCCGCACGGGGGAAAGCCGCTCGTCGGGATCGGCGTCGCCGTTCCGAGCCCCATCGATCCGTCCCGGCCGGACGCCCTGTCGAAGGTCGTTCTTCCCGACTGGGACGGACGGCTCGGTCTCGAGGAACTCCAGGAGCGTTACGGCGTCCCCCTGCTGGTCGACAACGACGCCAACCTGGGCGCCCTCGCCGAGCACTGGTGGGGCGCGGGCCGCGGCGTCGACGATTTCGCCTACATCAAGGTGGCGACGGGGATCGGATCGGGGCACGTGATCGGCGGGGAGATCTACCGGGGCGCCACCGGCGTCGCCGGCGAGATCGGCCACCTCGCCATCGACCCGCACGGAGAACGATGCATCTGCGGGCTCCGGGGTTGCCTCGCCACCCTGGTCGGCGGACCGGCGCTCGTCGCCCGGGCGGCGGCGCTTCGTCCCGAATACCCGGAGAGCCCGCTCTCTTCGAACAGACCGACGGTCCGCGGAATCGAGGACGGCGCCCTCGCGGGCGATCCTCTCGCCCTCCGGATCGTGCGCGAGGCGGCGGAGCATCTGGGCATCGCCGTGGCGGGCCTCATCAACGTCATGAATCCTTCCCTCGTGGTCATCGCGGGCGATCTCGCCCGCGTGGGCGAACCCCTCCTCGAACCACTCCGGGAGATGATCAAAACGCGAACCCTGATCAGCTCCGTCGCCGCCGCCGAGATCCGGGCGAGCGAACTGGGACCGCGGTCGGTCGCCGTCGGCGCCGCCACCCTCGTGCTCAAGACCGCCCTTTCCGATTCGCGGCTCTTCCCGGCGATCGCGGTCGAAACCGAAAAGACGGCGGAGGACGCGGCCCGATGA